The nucleotide window ttatctaattcggcaattttgaagatattgagattactagtcttccgatgagaggcacagctccctgtgggaacactgtagctgttggctaggaggctcaaagcccgcctctttacgtcacactggctcgacagcagcaatatggctgctgctgccgattggcttcaaaacaacgtccagaaacagatgggtgacgtcacggatactacgtccatattttttacagtctatgactacaacccatagctggattcaagtgacagacaaagttttcacaactcaccagataatcctcctcactcaccttcctcacagtgagctcctgatTATTtctgatcccataaaaagtaggtagagccacagagtttggggaagccgTACAGAAATTGAATCaatgtgtcccatatattccagacgTATGAGTCtctgctggtccatacgtcacataCCACGTCACCAGGTGATCTGCACTCTGATTGGCTATCGCACTGCGATagattcgctggagttcagatattacAACTCTTGCGAATCATTCGCTTGAATGTGCATAGTTTGCGCGATTCGCGCCTTTTTGCATTGCCAGATTAGCGTGATTCGCGCGGCCAGACCACTACTCATGTCTATTCCAACTCTGCATTGAATTTGCATGCAATTAATTCGCGTGAATaattttacacacaacacatcatAAAACAGGTGAGTCAGAGGAAGTTGTTGTACAGCATTAAATACAAAACTGCCCATGCTTATCACTTTGAACCTCATTTTTATTTCCCCATGGCGTGTCAGAATATAATTGTTGTAATACCTGGTAGCGCCACAAGTTGACACCACCTTTCTGTGTCAGTCTGTTACATACAGATAAGTTGTTAGTACCctctgaaggctgatttatacttatgcatcaaatcaacggcgtagcctacgccgggggtccgcatagctcccatacctacgcagaggcccacgcacgtagctgatgtgctcctcctccaaaatgtaactacacgtaggATCGACGCgcaccgcaagccctgtgattggtccgcttggcggcttgtatttcccacattttcaacacttccgggatcccggacaccggctgtgtatttcatctcctcctctctattcttcatgtaatcatgtctgtatgataaacagcaacatgtatcagctgtagattaacataatacgctctgaatcactgtggaaaagtaaacagagatcgtagtgggaccggaaggaggcgaccggctatcagagagaccgcactgccctcaagcttGAGTCTGCAGTTTTTGTAACATGGAAATCTCTATTCATTCTCTGTCGAGCCTCTGAGCTAACTGGCTATCCGGAGTGGCTAGTTCTCCACCTACACACCAACTAACGTTACAAGCACTCAGTTTTATAtcgtcagggctgcagctgaaatattacgtctAAAAACTGTCTCACACGACacaactttaaatcaaagagagagatcactggccacggttacatgatgttttttaattcagaatgaattattcagaactaaataattcagaattaaagtattctccttcgcgtttacatggaaatagtaactCCAAATtcaggtttacatggaaaacatgtttgatcgtctttattcaattccgcttaaggtctggggctGGGAaaggttctgattggacaggggctgGCGTGACGTATTTAGGTCTACCAgtagaaaacagactccagttactgcttttttatttttggttacaacatggaagaccacacaataagtaaatTTTCACTtagattttgattatagttttgagtAAGCAGcttgacacaaacatactgcttcactttcttcagctgaggaggagaagagagatagaggaccggagaagggagtgATCTCGGCTCGAGTCCAAAGCTTGCTTTGGgcagccatcctggaatatgtgcctgCCAGCGTagaatatgtgcgtcatggcGACAGGACAAGGAAACGAgtatgcgcagaacgaccggaattagtttaaagcggaatgaacgtatacatgatcgaggaattattcaattcagatttaaaatcagaataaaccagccacttactttgGATTTCAGTTTCATTCgtaattaggtgtttacaaggtctttttaaatctttttaaagagcatttgatttttataattaaagaggaattaaaagtatCATGTTAACATAGCCACTGTCAGGGAATAGACAGTTATTATTATCAGATATATCTGCActaaatgatgagaaataagacatCATTAGTTCATTCCCtctcagtgtttttgtcttatctgcAGTTCTTCTATCATGATTGGAAaacagctgtgttgatgttaatctggattatgtgtttacatttttcatatttttctaacatCAGTCCTCTaagtttgaaaaatatgttgatgtgctgcaggctgttcgtgtctgtgattggtcataaTTTGCGTGAACGGCGCAGCAATATTGTCAGGATAACTACAACTTTGTGTGACCGCTTAGCGTGATCTCCTTTGTTAAGTTTAGTGAAGCCAGATCAGGAAAAAATATCTGGGAAATGTTGAATTCAGTtggtagtatacccctcagctCTGTTTAGGCTCAACACAAAAACGTCATCAGCAGACAAGAGATGTTTCATTAAGCTGTCACCAATCATGGACCCAGTATTTCAGGCTTCTTCAAGATAAAAAGAACTGAGCACATAATTCCAACTTTTCACCATATCTGACTCCAAATAGAGCTGAAACTATTTTCTCAATTGACCTGCTTCATCTGGTGGGTGTACCAGTAAGACATTATTCTCACCATGTGTTTGAACACTGCTCTATCACAAAGTTTATTTAACAGCTCTCTATGATTAACTCAGTCAAAAGCTTTGAAAGCACCAAGAACACATGAGAACAGATGAGTCTTGACTTCTATACCTGCTCACAGTTTCCTataacacacaagtacacaggTCTGTGCCATTATTAGCTTTAAGATACAACCCTTGATAAATACAAAGCCTCCTCAcaaagctgctcctcatcttcagtGCTTTTTTCAGGATCACGCCGCTACAGTAAATCCTATGAGATATGTTAAATGAAcacaaataaattaagaaacaaTCAcactaataaaataatataacacaACGTAATAATGTTGCACTGGCTTATCAAAACTCCTTGTTAAATGAACACATTTGAATTAAATGGAATTTATCTCCATTATTTATTATGTTCAGTGAGTAAGTGATtattaaaactcagttaaaagtaaCTAAAAACATTCTTGTTGATGTATAAAACAGCCCTTAATGTTTTCAGTACCTCACAATAACTGTGCTCTGTGTCACAGTGATTCAGGACCAGGTTTCATGGGAATTGAAATGCCCCACTGACATCTGTGCTGTAAAAGGATCAACAGTGGATCTAACCTGTTCGTACAATGATGTTTCCACAAGACGTGGCCTCATAAACAGAGTTAAGGATTGGTACTGGTTTACTAAAGATCAGGAAGGAGAACCAGTAAGACTGGGGACAGACATACGGCACGTACTTAGTGTGTCACGCAGTGGTGTTTCTGTGCAAGACACTGTGATAATCAcagacctgagagagagcgacTCGGACGTGTACTACTTCAGAGTGGAGACAGAACAGCCAGGTGGAATATATACCAGTGATCCTGGAATCTTTTTGTCCGTCACAGGTAACATTTGGTAATTATGTCATAACATCCATAAACAACTGTTTTAGTGTTTATctgtatttgatgtttttgctgACAGTGATGTATAAAATAACCTGTTACTTCTCATAGATCCAGAGCTGCAGGTTCAGGTGAGAGGACCTGATCCTCATGGCCAGGTGTATCTGACGTGTCAAAGCAGTTGTCTCGTACCTCAACATTCCTCCTACATCTGGTACAAAAGTGGAGAGGAAATTCAGTCAGAAACGTCTTCTTCATATAATTTGAAGGACTTTACTCGTGCAGACAGCTATTCCTGTGCATTAGAAAGACACGAGGATTTCCCCTCTTTATTTGTCTGTGAGTTAACTTCATACTCATATCAGCAGCAGGTGGAGACTGATAACCACATGTGTTTATTAAACTGTTACTGCTGAGaaactctgttttaaaattgtcattttttgtttttccaggtGTCTTGGGTTCATCATGCAACAGAGTGTTGTACACTGACAGAAGAATCTGTGCTCCCAAAGGCTCATCAGTGAATATCTCTTCTAACTACAACAGTTATGAGAATATCACTTCCaaattctggttcagttctgcaCTTAGTCTCCATTGGAAAAATCCCACACTACCTGAGGACCTAAGTGAAGACTCCCAGTTTGCAGATCGTGTTCAGGTCTTCGAAACAGAGAGAGTTCGCTCCACTTTAAGAATCACTGATCTGAGAGAGAGTGACTCAGCAGAATACTGTTTCAAATTCAAGACACAGAGTTTTGAATGGACAAGCAGTCTACCTGCCACAACGCTGACTGTCACAGGTAACCGTTAAAGAACGTTTGAATACTGGAAACACTGATTCAGCTGTGTCATCatgactctgttgtgttttccagggattttatttcctgcatttacaggtgcatctcaacaaattaaagtaataACAAACaatataaagataaataataagtaaaataattatcatcagttatttaaaaaagtgaaaatgtaatatattattTAGACTAATTTTACATAAATTTAAACAATTCAAgcatttctctgttttcatttgataGTTATGGTTCACAGCTCAACAGATAAAAATCTCAAAATTTTAGAGTCTCTCATCTCCAGTTTGAGTCAATCACTTTTCAAACAATGTAAAAACTTTGATTTAGTTCAGATCACACGACCATGAGGAAGACTGCTGGCCTGACAGTTGTACAGATGATGATAACAGAGGGTCACTGCTGGCTTTTCCCAGAGTGCTGTATCAAAGCATGTTCATGGAAAGTTGACTGGAAGGGAAAGTGTGGTAGGAAAAGGTGTGCAAGCATCAGGGATGAGCACAGCACTGAGAGGATAGGGAAGAAAAGTTgattcaagaactttggagagctTCACGtggagtggactgaggctggaCTCAGAGCATCAGGAGTCACCACGCACAGACGTCTTCAGGAAAGAGACTACACCTGTCACATTCCTGATGTCAAGACtctcctgaaccagagacaacGTCAGAAGAGTCCTACCCGAGCTCAGGAGACAAAGAACTGCactgttgctcagtggtccaaagtcctcttttgTAAATCGAGGTcctagagtctggaggaagagtggagaggcACAGAGTCCTAGGTGTTCCAAGTCCAGTGtgaagtttctgcagtctgtgatggtttggggtgtcatctgctggtgttggtccactgtgtttcataaagtccaaagtcaacacagagtCTACCAGGAggttttagagcacttcatccTTCATCTGAtgacaagctttatggagaTGCTGATTTCATTCTCCAGCAGGACTCATCACCTGCCCACAGCACCAAAACTACCACCAGATGGTTCACTCACCATGATGTTACTGTGCTTGATGGACCAGTCAActcacctgacctgaaccccGCAGAAAATCTGTGGGTCTGTTTGTCAGGAGAAACCCCCGACCCTTAACAGACCAGCTGAAGGCTGCTATCAAAACAACCTGAGCTTAGAgaacaaaaagtaaaaacaaacattcttcTCAGAAGTTAAACGTTTCTGTATTTCAATCATCTTTTGGTTGATCTGAGGAAATATTCAAATCATTTCAGATACTGGATTCATGATTTATATGAGTTATAAGCCATAATCATCAAAATGTAAATAGAACAGtttcaaatatttcattttacatgTATGAACAAATGAAAGTTTATCTTTTGAAAGAAATACAATGAAACTCTTTTATTTGGTAACATTGTAATTTGTTAAAATGCACCTGTATGATCTTAAATGATTGATAATATGAAAACTGTTATCTGATCCAGCTTTACAGGTGGGGGTGACAAGAATATTAGCCAACCAGTCTTCTACCTATGCAGACCTGGTGTGTCTCAGCAGCAGCTGCATCACAGCTCATGGTTTGTCCTTCACCTGGTTCAGGAACGGAGAGACAAATAGTTCCTGGCCAGAGACGACTTTCTATAAAGGCTGGATTTCTCTTGAAGAAGAAATCTCCTGTGCTTTCAGAGGACATGAACAGTTTCCCTCTCCACCAGTCTGTGAGTAAACACCACTGTGCCAGGACAAAAACTCACCTGCACAGTCACCGACCATTACACTTTACAAGTTCAGCTAAAACTGTACCTGGGTCCTGATGTATGCTTAAAAGTAGATACAACACAATTACTGAAAAAAGGACCAAAAAGAGCTCAGCTGATACTGCTCAGGTAGACGGTAAGTTGTGATCTAACACTTAGAAATtacaatgttaaatattttcaacATGATGGCCATGTTATGTTCTTTACTGAGTGATTTAGAAGTTGGATAACCTTTTTATGAGGATAAATGTCTTGAGATATGTGCCATCTTGATCTGAAGATGTTCCCAGCAGAAATCCCATTTGCAACATGACAACAGAAAATAGTGTGAAGATAAGATATTAAGGTTGTGACTGAAACACGTTtttgtttaatgaaaaaatatctgctcattttaaataagatgtcagcaacatgtttcagaaaaTTGGGAAAGGAGTGTGTTTACTGTTGTGTTGCGTCGTCTCTTCTTTGAACAATACTGTAAACGTCTGTGAACCCAGGacaccagtttctggagtttaaagtgaaatgttgtctcaTTCTTgtctgatagaggatttcagctgctcaacagttcagggtctccctTTTCgtatttttagtttcatgatggGTGAcaggtcaggactgcaggcagaccagtttagcacctggactcttctactacagagccacgCTGTTGTAaaacgtgcagaatgtggtttatcattgtcttgttgaaatatgtaaggtcttcctgaaaaaaagtcattgtctggatggcagcgtatgttgctcctaaacctgtatatattgttcagcattaatggagccttcacagatgtgtaagctacccatgccatggactcttatgatccccataccatcagggaggctggctttgaactgtgagctgataacaaacCGGGTGGTCCCTTTCTTCTACAGGGTTACGGTAGAGGTCAGGAGTATAGGGGATCCATGATTCCAAAACTGtgaatcaattaatcaattatttaTGGAGCGCCTAATCACAACCAattttatctgaagactctttacaaaaagagcaggtctagaccgtactctatgttctattattaacaaagacccaacatcaagacaggataagatcgagtcccatcttacagacaggactccgtctgatctcatctcaatccaccatgagcagagcactttgcagcatttagcaagttacagcggcgaggacaaacttcctttaacaggcagaaacctccagcaggaccagactcatgttagacagatatCTGCCTAGACCATATcagggttggagagagggatagagggaaatgaagaaacagagagatgatggtggtgagactgatagtagaagttgtagcagctggagctTGGCACATCGgtagcagcaggccgtctacggcagcgatCAATAGTATCCATTTGTCAGACCAGAGGAAGTTTCCCCTTCACATCAATCCATCTTCAACGGGCTCAGGCCCAGAGAAGTCATCAGTGTTTATAGATCATGTTTCCTGtcaatggtttttggaagtgattttgagcccatgcggTGATTTCCATTATTGCAAATCATCATATTCTGTTTATATCAACGTGTAACACAGCGTCCCAACTTTCCTGAATTTATATTATAGCGTTATATATTAGCGATATATAAATTTATATATATTGGAAGTGTTAGAAAGAGCTTTGGGTTTTATTCcaaagttaaaataaagttcACTCCATCACTGCAGTAATTTAAAGACATCCTCTGTTGACTTGTGTAGAATTGTTGTTTATATAATATGTAGGGAAGTGATTTGCCAACTCCGTCATCAGCACTCTATCCAGCCTCTGTGACACAAACTGGTAGAGATGATTTAAGAGGTTAAATCAATTACATTTCAACCAGCACTTATAAGCAAAAACACACCAAATCTTGAATACTTACAATAATGATTGATGTTATCTTCCTCAGATGCTCCAAAGGTTCCCTCAGTGCTGGTGACTTCCTCTGGTGAGATTCTGGAGAATAGTTCAGTGACTCTGACCTGtagcagtgatgctaacccagAGGCTAAATACGCCTGGTACAAGAAAAATGGAGATCAAGACGTCCAGCCACTCAGTAACACGTCACAACTTGTCTTCAGCTCCTTCCAGTCCTCTGACTCTGGAGAGTATTACTGTGTAGCTGAGAACGTCCTCGGGAAGAGAACATCCAAGCTCCTCTTTGTTGATATGAAGTGTGAGTTGAACAGTTTTGTCTTTACTGAAACTGAAATTAGCTGAAAGTGGTCAAATGATCAAGAAGCACTGGGACCTGTACGGCATGTTTGTTCCATAAAGTGTTCTGTGTGAATTGAAGGTCAGCTGTAACCACAGGGGGATTATTTCACAAACATTTGCTGTAAGTTTCAGTAAAGTATGTCTAATATCTCTTTCTTTTATGTCCAGATAAATCAATGATGGTAATAAATGCCATCAGGTTGGCTCTAATGGCTGTGATCCCGATTCCGCTACTCCTTTTTAGTCTGTGGATGAGGTGGGACTGTTGAATTTAACAAATCACATTGCTTTGACTGTTTACTGTTTGTGAGTTTTAatgaaacttttgtttttcttcagtcaTTGCCGAAAAAAGGCGACTCTGAGCTCCACCCCTGAACCAAACGAACCTGAAGGAACtgcagaggtcagagagatattgGGCCACACTTAATCACTTGATGTTATAATTTGTTGGTTAAATAAAGTTGCACTCATTGTGACGTTAAAGACATGATCTCACTCCCACCTCTTCAAAATGGCAGCTCAGCATGAGgttaaatagaaaaaacaagGCTGACGCTTTAACACGGTTATGTTTGCAAAACAACAGTTTagtatttacagattctacataacAATGTAGGAGCTTTACTCAGTGGTCtggatttgtttttaatatgtttaatagtctgagtagtattgaccaatcagatgtcAGCAGACTTGGgtgtctgcagaaaaaaactgtttgtatggagagcaaaagcaggagaaaCACAATCCAGCATAATGACATCCATCGTgggtaatctgaggaggatgtATTTCTctttataaacagatatctacatgaagagcagctaacaatctagatcaaacatttacactgagaaaCAAATCAGTTTGATGccgtgtcactaaagacaatcagcgttcagatgtcctgacttcctggaatgcatcagccTAACCTTTGTCcattgactaatctgcatcatgttgTTATATGATATAAGCAAACCTAAGGGCCTTTAGTAAaaagtaaatcacaagaaatTCAGTTTTGTCTTTGGGTTCATACCGCTGACACAAACCAGAGGGAGGCCACTGTGCAATatattatttacagtgaaactgggactcacCAGAAATAGATTAACCCCAGGAACTACTCCAATGGATGTATTGAACTAAGAAGTGACGGCACTTATTTTGCTGACATATCTGGACACTGCTCAGTTCTCATGTTGCTAATtagactgtaaacaatgaagCCCACTGGAAATCAGTCTGCTGGAGGTTGTTTCATACTggttattgtatcgtatcagtCCCTGATGTATCACATCATTGTCACACCAAGGATACTCAAATCTTTTTTGCTGCAAAGCCCAAAAACCTTCATCAGTCTCATGTGTCTAGATTACCCTGACAAAACTGAAGTACTGTTGAGAGGACCAGACACCTTCAGCACGACTGTTCAGCGGTTCATTGGTCCAACTAAATATTAAACCCACTGCTAAACATCTAGGTATCATCTTTGACCAACATATGACCTTTGACCATCGGATCACTAAAGTTGCAGATATTTTCAAGAAGCTCCTCAAGACTAGTCTGCACAGAGAAGCCTTCATGTAACCCTC belongs to Notolabrus celidotus isolate fNotCel1 chromosome 13, fNotCel1.pri, whole genome shotgun sequence and includes:
- the LOC117824600 gene encoding sialic acid-binding Ig-like lectin 6, with translation MKKEQYIKILTNNIKQSAEKLGFGHQWTFQHDNDPKHSKSGVLGSSCNRVLYTDRRICAPKGSSVNISSNYNSYENITSKFWFSSALSLHWKNPTLPEDLSEDSQFADRVQVFETERVRSTLRITDLRESDSAEYCFKFKTQSFEWTSSLPATTLTVTALQVGVTRILANQSSTYADLVCLSSSCITAHGLSFTWFRNGETNSSWPETTFYKGWISLEEEISCAFRGHEQFPSPPVYAPKVPSVLVTSSGEILENSSVTLTCSSDANPEAKYAWYKKNGDQDVQPLSNTSQLVFSSFQSSDSGEYYCVAENVLGKRTSKLLFVDMKYKSMMVINAIRLALMAVIPIPLLLFSLWMSHCRKKATLSSTPEPNEPEGTAEIESDPDNISTSALNSIPAVKPQDIEEQETPV